Proteins from a genomic interval of Arvicola amphibius chromosome 10, mArvAmp1.2, whole genome shotgun sequence:
- the Gtf2h3 gene encoding general transcription factor IIH subunit 3 isoform X4: MDAVMVLANSHLFMNRSNQLAVIASHIQESRFLYPGKNGRLGDFFGDPGNLFPDCNPSGSKDGKYELLTAANEVIAEEIKDLMTKSDIKGQHTETLLAGSLAKALCYIHRVNKAVKDNQEMKSRILVIKAAEDSALQYMNFMNVIFAAQKQNILIDACVLDSDSGLLQQACDITGGLYLKVPQMPSLLQYLLWVFLPDQDQRSQLILPPPIHVDYRAACFCHRSLIEIGYVCSVCLSIFCNFSPICTTCETAFKISLPPVLKAKKKKQKVAL, from the exons ATGGATGCTGTGATGGTGCTGGCGAATTCCCACCTCTTCATGAACCGCTCCAACCAGCTGGCTGTGATAGCCAGCCATATCCAGGAAAG CCGATTCTTATACCCGGGGAAGAATGGCAGACTTGGAGACTTCTTCGGAGACCCTGGCAACCTGTTTCCTGACTGTAATCCCTCCGGgagtaaagatgggaaatacgaATTGTTGACAGCCGCAAATGAGGTGATTGCCGAGGAGATCAAAGATCTGATGACCAAAA GTGACATAAAGGGCCAGCACACAGAGACACTGCTAGCAGGATCCCTCGCCAAAGCCCTTTGCT ACATTCACAGAGTGAACAAGGCAGTTAAAG ATAATCAGGAGATGAAATCAAGAATATTG GTGATCAAGGCTGCAGAGGACAGCGCGCTGCAGTACATGAACTTCATGAACGTCATCTTTGCTGCTCAGAAGCAG AATATTCTCATTGATGCCTGCGTCCTAGACTCGGATTCAGGGCTCCTCCAACAG GCTTGTGACATCACAGGGGGATTGTACCTGAAGGTGCCCCAGATGCCTTCCCTCCTGCAGTACTTACTG tggGTTTTTCTTCCGGATCAAGATCAGCGATCTCAGCTAATCCTCCCGCCTCCGATCCACGTGGATTACAGGGCTGCCTGCTTCTGTCACCGAAGTCTCATTGAGATTGGCTATGTCTGCTCCGTGTGTCTGTCCA ttTTCTGCAATTTCAGCCCCATCTGCAC